From the genome of Zalophus californianus isolate mZalCal1 chromosome 5, mZalCal1.pri.v2, whole genome shotgun sequence:
TCAAGCAATTACTGCTAACTTTGTTGATTGTAATAGTGgtatcattatattttaaagtctttctcTATTAGAGATACTTGGTGAAGTATTTAGAGGTAAAGATATATGATGTccgggatttgctttaaaatacttcagctGTGTTCATGAATTATttgttcaaagagaaaaaaagtttttttactgaaaaaaagtCGTAGAAACACATGGTGGCGCTGTAGGATAAGATGAAATTAGCGCATGGACAACACTGTGGGCTTCGTCATTGAGGGGAACAGAGACCAATCCAAGccactgaaaagagaaatagtaaaggaGCTTCATCTACTAAAGCTGCTGGAGGGCTATATACCCTCCAGGGggggttcttattttttaaaaattgagcttcagtttccaaaATTAGGGCTGAAAATTTTTTCTGCAAAAGAGGCTGCTGGAAGGAACCATGGAGATCAAAGGGGAGCTAGCTCTGCGGAAAAGGCAAGtcctgattttctttgttttgctggGATTATCTCAGGCAGGTCCTGAATCTGTGCGATATTTTGTGGCAGAGGAAACAGAAGTTGGTTCTTTTGTGGCCAATCTTGCAAGGGATCTAGGGCTTGGGGTGGAGGAGCTATCATCACGGGAGGCCCGGGTAGTGTCGGATGATAACAAAAAGCACTTACAACTTGATTTACTGACGGGGGATTTGCTCCTAAATGAGAAACTGGACCGAGAAGAGCTCTGTGGCTCCACCGAGCCCTGTGTGCTGCATTTTCAGATGGTATTAGAAAACCCTTTACAGTTTTTTCGGGCTGAACTGCATGTCAAAGACATAAATGATCATTCCCCTATGTTTCTAGACAagcaaatacttattaaaatatcAGAAAGTACCAGTATTGGAGCCACATTCCTAATGGAGAGTGCCCAAGATTTGGATGTAGGAACCAACAGTCTCCAAAACTACACAATTAGCCTCAATTCTCATTTCTACATTAAAATCCGAGACAACGGTGATGGAAAGTTGTACCCAGAACTGGTCCTGGACAGAGCATTAGATCATGAGGAGGAGTCTGAGCTCACATTAACACTCACAGCACTGGATGGTGGATCTCCACCCAGGTCTGGGACGACTTTGGTTCTCATCAAGGTCTTGGACATCAATGACAATGCCCCTCAGTTTGCTCAGAGGCTCTATGAAGTGCATGTTCTGGAGGACACACCTGTTGGGGCCTGGATTATCACCATTTTTGCTAATGATTTGGATGCAGGAAATTATGGGAAAATATCATACACATTTTTGCATGCATCAGAAGATATTCGTAAAACATTTGAAATCAATCCAGTATCGGGGGAAGTTCATTTGAGATCATGCCTGGATTTTGAAGTAATACAGTTCTACACTATAAATATTCAGGCAACAGATGGTGGGGGTCTTTCCGAAGAATGTACTCTGCTGGTTAAAGTAATAGATATAAATGATAATCCACCAGAAGTCACCATCTCATCATTTACAAAGTCAATTCCAGAGAACGCCTCAGAGACTCTGGTTGCTCTTTTTAGTGTCCGAGACCAAGACGCTGGGGATAATGGGAGGATGGTTTGCTCTATTCAGGATGAGCTCCCCTTTTTCCTGAAACCAACCTTCAAGAACTTTTTCACTCTAGTTTCGGAAAAAGCATTGGACAGAGAGACAAGAGCCGAGTACAACATCACCATCACCGTCACCGACCTGGGGACCCCCAGGCTGAAAACCCAGCACAACATAACGGTGACGGTCTCCGACGTCAACGACAACGCCCCGGCCTTCAGCCAAGCCGCCTACACCCTGCGGGTGCGCGAGAACAACAGCCCCGCCCTGCACATCGGCAGCGTGAGCGCCACGGACAGAGACTCGGGCGCCAACGCGCAGGTCACCTACTCGCTGCTGCCGCCCCAGGACCCGCAGCTGCCGCTGGCCTCGCTGGTGTCCATCAACGCGGACAACGGGCAGCTGTTCGCGCTCAGGTCCCTGGATTTCGAGGCGCTGCGGGCGTTCGAGTTCCGCGTGGGCGCGGCCGACCGCGGCTCGCCGGCGCTCAGCAGCCAGGCGCTGGTGCGCGTGCTGGTGGTGGACGACAACGACAACTCGCCCTTCGTGCTGTACCCGCTGCAGAACGGCTCCGCGCCCTGCACCGAGCTGGTGCCCAGGGCGGCCGAGGCGGGCTACCTGGTGACCAAGGTGGTGGCGGTGGACGGCGACTCGGGCCAGAACGCCTGGCTGTCGTACCAGCTGCTCAAGGCCACGGAGCCCGGGCTGTTCGGCGTGTGGGCGCACAGCGGCGAGGTGCGCACGGCCAGGCTGCTGAGCGAGCGCGACGCCGTCAAGCACAGGCTGGTGGTGCTGGTCAAGGACAATGGCGAGCCGCCGCTGTCGGCCAGCGTCACGCTGCACGTGCTGCTGGTGGACGGCTTCTCGCAGCCCTACCTGCCGCTCCCGGACGCGGCGGCGGCCGAGGCCCGCGCCGACCCGCTCACCGTCTACCTGGTGGTCGCCTTGGCGTCGGTGTCGTCGCTCTTCCTGTTCTCGGTGCTGGTGTTCGTGGCGGTGCGGCTGTGCAGGAGGAGCCGGGCGGCGTCGGGGGGCGGCTGCTCGGTGCCCGAGGGCCCCTTTCCGGGCCACCTGGTGGACGTCAGCGGCGCAGGGACCCTGTCCCACAGCTACCAGTACGAGGTGTGTCTGAGGGGAGACTCGGGGACCGGTGAGTTCAAGTTCTTGAAGCCCATTATCCCCAGCCTTCCAGTCCCTGACACTGGTAGAAATATAGGAGTAAATGAGAACTTTAGGAATAGTTTTGGATTcaacattcaataaaataatttattgtaaaCTTTGAATCTTTTGTTATTCTTGACAACGTGTAGATACTTTTTTGCCAATCTGTAATGGATATTAGGTTGTACTATAGTTGCATGCATTATCATTTCTCGCTCTCCTCACAAATCTTTATTAGCGGCCATAATGAAGTGGAAATGTAAActgtgtgttgtctttttttttttaattgtttggtcAAAAATGTTATATTAACGGAGCTGTTGCTCATTTTTTGTTGTGATAATGGCATTGTTATGCAAGACAATGTTACTAATTATTTGGAGATACAAACTGAAGTGTTAAGAGCGAATGCCACAATATATAGAACTTACTTCTGGGTATTTTATCaaagcagaaagcaaaaataaaaaatgctgttggatcTGGGTGGAAGTATATTGGATTTTTGTTGTACTACTAATGTCGCATATTTTCATCATAAAGTGTAAAAAAGGTACCTCTCCATATTTAGTACTAGGAAAACTAATTTACTTGCTTTTTGTCttacagtgtttttcaaaaattCACTGTGACAAAATGAAAGTGATCATATTGAAAATTATTGATTTCTTAAGTAATTTTCCTTTGTTGTTCTTATGCTTTGTGGGGAAGGAACTTTATAATGCTGTGGGCCTTGATatggctgttttgttttcttcaatacCATGTTTACTagtttaaatttctattattttatattgttcatGACTTAACTAGAATGTAGTTCATGGTGTCATTCTGAGTAAAATAACTATCAGAAGAGTACCtataaaaacttcttttttttgttacataaattaaCCCATTTATTATAGGCTGGTAATGGTTCAAGTGGTGAAGCTTCTACTGGTCTTTCAACTCCTTCAGTCTTCTGATAGCCGACTTTACTGTGACAGCAGAAGTGGTGTTGTAGTTCCAAGCGCCACCAGCGACGGTTTTCATGCAGGAGCCACAATGCCAGATCCCcacagcttgtcttttcatctttgttttgccAGAGAAGGAGCAAGTGTACTTGGCGTGCTGGCTTATTTCAATCTTCTTCACCATTTTCCTGAGGGAGGCACCATAACGGGTCCCGTATTTACCCACAATTCCGACCTTCTTGGTGCGTTTAGCCATGTCGCCGCAAACTAGGTCTGAGCCCAGAGAGCCCTATAAAAACTTCTTAAgttgaaatgaaaaatcaaaatgttaaagaaatgaaTTAGGTTCACTTTTCCATTGATTTGTAATCTTTAATACTTTGTGGCCTCTCTCTGATATCCAAAAGAAAGAATGGTTCTGTATTTATGGTTTATAGATATCTTATGGTGTTACAGATTATGTCTCTAATATTTAAGTAGACAGTTTAATGGAAGATTATAGGTAGAGATTTTCATAGCTATAATGTAGTGTGGCTATGTAGCTAGTGTGTcttacatttttgtaattttctcataaaattagATATAGGCTAGATGatgtaataaaatagaatttgacATTGAGAAATGGGTGCAACAAATTCCAATTTCCctaggaatcttttttttcttcatgaaatttttactggttttattttgtgttgCAGTAGATATTTACTGGCTGtgagaatttcatataaatagatatttaaacaataaaatcttgaaaaagaatgttTGGCCCCTGTTAATCCCTCAGACTCATAAGAAGCAAATCTTATGCTTCTTATGCACTAATAAGAATAGAtaagaataggggcacctgggtggcttagtcggttaagtgtctgccttcggctcaggtcgtgatcctggagtgccaggatcacgtcccacattgggctccctgctcagcggggagtctgcttctccctctgaccctccccactctcatgctctctctctctctctcttatcctctctctctctctcaaataaataaataaaaatcttaaaaaaaaaaagaatagacaagaacaggggcacctgggtggctcagttggtttggcataacactcttgatttcagctcaggtcataatctcagggtccagggatcaagccccatgtcaggctctgcgctcagcagggaatctgcttgaagattctctccctctcccctttctccctcggcccctccccactctctctctttctctcttctctaaaataaataaacattttaaaaaagaatagataggggcgcctgggtggctcagttggttaagtgactgctttgggctcaggtcacgatcctggagtccctggattgagtcctacatggagtccctcattgggctccctgctcagtggggagtgtgtttctccctctgactctccccctcttttgctctctctcattctctctctctcaaataaataaataaaatctttttaaaaaagaaaagaatagagaaaaacagaatatcctatttgaataatttatttttttaaagattttatttatttatttgagagagagaatgagatagagagacagcatgagaggggagagggtcagagggagaagcagactccctgccgagcagggagcccgatgcgggacccgatgcgggacccgatcccgggactccaggatcatgacctgagccgaagacagtcgcttaaccaactgagccacccaggcgccctcctattTGAATAATTTAGGAAGAGACTTGTAGACTACCATATAGAACAGAATCCAGGGTCAGATCCTCTTATATAAGAGAATGTGGTTGTGATAGAGGAGGTGTCAAAATCACTGGGTTTAGGGGCTAGACATATCACTTAGCAAATGTTATTGGGAAAATTGGCTcactatataaagaaaaatcctCATCTCAtgccatataaaaataaactttctatgGATTTAAGAGGTGAAGTTAAAGtattttaattgagaaaatgtaataaaccctggaaaaatatatttataacctTACTATCAGTTTGAATTCCTTAAAGCTTTAAAAGTACAAACAATAAAGATGAAAACTGACAAATATTACTACCTCAGAACCAAAAGATAACATAGGTAAGCCAGAAGGCAGGGAGAAGCTACTTGGAGCAGTTCAACTGAGAAGGATTATTATTCAGATTATTCAAGTAACTGTTGCAGATTAGCAAAAATCAAAAAGTCAGAGAGccagtaaggttttttttttttaaaggatagaagggaaaggaaattcaaaaaagggaaaatgaagtcTGAAAAGAACATGAAATGATGCTTGACCTCATTAGTTGGTGAAAAACATACTAAAATAAGACCTACTTTATACCCATAGCATTAGTAAAGATGAGAATTTTGCATAATATCAAGTGGAACAATAGGAAATCACATGTACAGACCACTTTGAGagatttttaattgtatttagtGAAATTTAGAGTGAAcataccctgtgatccagcaattctactttggGGTATATAAgccagaaaattcttttttttttaattgaagtatagttgacacacaatgttatattagtttcaagtgtataagCCAAATAATTTCTTTCACAGCTTCACAAATGATATGCATAAGAATGTTCATCTTGGGGAGAGCAAAGAATAGGAGTCAACCCTACATATCCATCAGTAAAGCAACTGATAACTGAAATGTGGAAAATGTTTCTGAAGACGTATTATGCAGTATTATCAAAAGGAGTGAACTAGGTGTATATAAAACCACATGGATAAATcccaaatgtttaaaagaaagaaagatactaAGATTTATAGTACAGTGCTGTATATGTccatataatacataatatcttatatttgtacaaatatataaataaacatattgggaggagagaagaaggaacaGATGTGGGAAAGAAGTTGTGTTTATATAGGAGAATAAAGAATGCAGAGAGAAGTAGGAGCTATACCAATGTCAATGACAGAAATTTTCTCTTTGAAGAGATTGTTTAAGTTGATTGCAGCATTATAGGGTTGATTTAGCATTGATCAGTTGAAGTTGGTACAAAATGCATATTATTTCTCTATCTTCTTGAGATCAATTGCCCATACTCTAGAAAGCTAAGAGTTTACTTGTAATTTTGAGACAAGTCTCATTGAGACTTATTTGTAGTAAGAATGGTACAGATTGTGTAGACCCATGCTTCCATTGAAAACAATTAGCTAATAAGACACTAATATATTATCAGGTCACAATTAATGTCTAAGGGTAATCCAGAGAGATAAATGAgcttaaaatctactttttcaCTAGAATATTTGGAATCCTAGGAAGTGTAAACCTCTATTTAGATGGTTTATATAATaagggaggaaataaaagcatAACAAAGTAAAGTTCATAGAAGACCCTTGCATTAATAAATATGGATCCCTAAGAACTACTCCTTTAAGGTGAAAGTAAACAGGAAATGGATGAACCCTTGTGTGGAATTTCAGCCCTGAATTTGATTTTTTAGCACTGAACAAATGGTTGTTGACAAAAGTAGTGCTTCCAGATTCTGATGGAACCGAATGCAGACCTTCTATAAAAGAAAGTTCATCCTAAGgctaaaaatattcatataaataagTTTTATATTCTTAACCTGACCACAAAGATAACTGAATACACAAGGAAACATGACACCATGAGTGAgagccaacagaaaaaaaaatcagaatacagAAATATACTTCAAACATTTTAATTAGCAGACATAATCTAATAATATGCTAAACActttaattgaaataaaagttATGCTTAGAGATGTAAAGAGAATAAGAAATGTGATAGATTATTAAAGAaccaaataggggtgcctgggtggctcagtcagttgggcgtctgccttcggctcaggtcatgatcccagggtcctgggtttaaGCCCTTCATCAAGCTCCCTGATCAGctgagagcttgcttctcctccccactcgccacctgccgctcccctgcttgtgctctctctgtcaaataaatgaataaaatcttgaaaaaaaaaaaagaacgaaatagAACTCCTAGAACTAAAAAATATGaccaaaatttaaattcaattaaaattgaataaaaggTTTAATGAGAAAGTAGAtataactgaataaataatttGTGAAGTGAAAGGTCAGAATATATCTAGCATACAGCTGAGAGAGTttggaagatgaaaaaatatgGAGGAGATGGTTAGAAACATAGGACAGAGTAAAAAGTTTAAGACAGGatcagaagcaatatttgaaaaatactgtagagtcacttggctggctcagtcattggagcatgggactcttaatctcagggtcatgagttcaaaccccacattgggcatggagcctacttaaaaaaaattcatatatatatatatgagattttTCCAGAATTGATTAAAATGTCAACACACAGATTCAAGAGACTCAAATAAACCTGACAGGATAAGTAAAAGATAAACATGCCTGGAAACATCATTGTGtagttttaaaaagccaaaaacaaagagaattttttaaatgaaaaggtaTAGGGAAAAGACATATAATCTTTAAACACATGGCAGTTAGACAGACAGCTATGTTCCATGCTGACAATTTCTCAACAGTAGCACTGGAAATTAAAAGCAAGATATCTTCAATAAgctgaaagaaatgagaaaatcttcCTGCCTTAAGAGTCATCAAATAAGAGAATCAAATGAGAGATCAGTGTGGCTTTAAATTAAACAAGATCATAGGAGAGAAGTGGTGTAAAGACATTTGATTTCTCAAATATAACTTCTTACAGTTTTACTCTGTCTATCCTTTGCCACAATTCTGGGTCTAGGAGTTTGACCTGTCTCTGTTTCTAGCCTTCTTCTCCTCTGGTGACATTCACTTATACTCTAGTCTTAGTCACCTAAGACCGTGGACACTTTCTGGAGATGGTAGTCTCAGAGCTACATCATCTCCGAAATCACAAAATCAAGCATACTCCTCTTAATTTACAACTTACCTTCTTTCTTGAAGGGCTTCAACCACCATTTATACTGATAAATCCTAAATTTGTCTCTGTAGCTCAAACCtcttttctcaatttcatttatgTAGTGGAAGATCATTTATATAACTATTTATATGGGGTGCTCTATGGACAATTCAAATGCAACacgttttaaatttaaatggtccCTTCCTTAAAACTAAACATCCTCTCCAGCTCTatacttcttcctctcttctccttttcctgtttcctctaTTAGTTAATAGCACCAACACTCACTTAGTTCCCTAAGCCTGAAGAAAGgtacatttttttcacttcttcttATCCCACTCCCTCCATTTCTAGTCTGTCACCACATCCTGtatctttatcattttaatataagATTATTACTGCATTTCTAGTTGAGGTCAATGTCATCTCCTTTTCTATTTAAAAGCCTTTAATAATCTTGCATTTCCATTGATGTAGAGTTCCAAATGCCTTGGAAGGGCTTACAAAATTATTTGCTTATCTCTCCAatctcatttcttatttctttcctcttgttcTATGGCTTAGCCATATTGATCCTATTTCAGTTCTTCCAAAAACACTTCTCTCATCTCAGATTTGCACAATCATATTTTGGGATTATCCGGAAATTTTACCCAACACCCATTTTTTGTTCCAGAAAAGTATTTTCTGTACTTCAAAATTCTGGTTAGATGGCCCTTATCTATGCTCTTAGAATAGCATGAACTTTTGCTATCATGGTATTCATTAcgttccatttttttaagttttaatttatttttatttttagtggggaggggcagaggaggagggaaggagagaatcttaagcaagctccatgctcagcagggtctcacgactctgagatcatgtcctgagctgaaataaagagttggatgcttaactgactgaggcacccaggcatccctcattatgttctatttttaaatgtgtaatcaCTTTCTGCCTCCATCTCTCAGGACAGAAACTGCTTACCACTCTATCCCTAACACTTACTACCATTCCTAGCACAAGtatatggtcaataaatatttgctagacaaagtaatgaatggatgaataaaatatttatgattatgCCCCTGGAAGGCCTGGGTCTGCAAAATAGACCTTTTCTACAACTAAACTGGGATCTaatttgttcaattttttaaaaagattttatttatttgtttgacagagagagacacaggaagagagggaacgcaagcagggggagtgggagagggagaagcaggctgcccgctgagcagggagcccgatgcagggctcaatcccaggaccctgggatcatgacctgagccgaaggcagatgcttaatgactgagccacccaggtgccccggagaaAGTGTAATTTAAATTAAtcaacaaatacacaaaataatattttgtctCAAACTTATTTGACTGTTTAAAAACCTGAGAAGCTGCAGAGTCGCGTGGTGGCGCTGCAGGATAAGATGGGGACTTTATGGTACTATCCAATGCTCTGGTCTCCATTAATCAGTGGAATTGAGAGCACAGGaaaagcaggaaggggaaaagagggTTTCAAGAGAAAGCTAGGGAGCCAACAACACCCTCGTGACAGGATTACAAGTCTATAGATCCCCAGTGGTCCAGGCTGATAGATGAAAGGAGCAATTTAGGAGCTGTTTGCGACTGAGTTGAAACATTTCTGCAGAAACACCTTTGGCTAAGGAGCCATGGAGCCAGGAGAGAGGCGCCCTCAGCAGATAAGGCAAGtgctgcttttctttgttttcctgggaGGGTCTTTGGTGTGTTCAGAGCCCTGGCGCTATTCTGTGGCAGAGGAAATGGAGATCGGCTCCGTTATAGCCAATGTGGTGAAAAACATAGGTTTGGGTGTGGAAGACTTGGTTGCACGGGGGGCGAGAGTCATCTTTGACGACTATAAACCATATTTACTGTTGGATCAGCAGACTGGCAACTTGCTCTTAAATGAGCAACTCGACCGGGAGGCACTTTGCCATCTCACAGAGCCATGTATATTGTATTTCCAGGTATTATTTGAAAATCCTTTACAATTTTTTCGGGCTGAACTTTGGGTTAAAGACATAAATGATCATACTCCTGCCTTCCTAGACAAACACATACTTCTGAAAATCTCAGAAAGTACTGCTCCAGGAACCTCATTCCAAATGGACAGTGCTCAGGACTTGGATGTAGGAA
Proteins encoded in this window:
- the LOC113929458 gene encoding 60S ribosomal protein L37a-like, whose protein sequence is MAKRTKKVGIVGKYGTRYGASLRKMVKKIEISQHAKYTCSFSGKTKMKRQAVGIWHCGSCMKTVAGGAWNYNTTSAVTVKSAIRRLKELKDQ
- the LOC113928586 gene encoding protocadherin beta-14; protein product: MEIKGELALRKRQVLIFFVLLGLSQAGPESVRYFVAEETEVGSFVANLARDLGLGVEELSSREARVVSDDNKKHLQLDLLTGDLLLNEKLDREELCGSTEPCVLHFQMVLENPLQFFRAELHVKDINDHSPMFLDKQILIKISESTSIGATFLMESAQDLDVGTNSLQNYTISLNSHFYIKIRDNGDGKLYPELVLDRALDHEEESELTLTLTALDGGSPPRSGTTLVLIKVLDINDNAPQFAQRLYEVHVLEDTPVGAWIITIFANDLDAGNYGKISYTFLHASEDIRKTFEINPVSGEVHLRSCLDFEVIQFYTINIQATDGGGLSEECTLLVKVIDINDNPPEVTISSFTKSIPENASETLVALFSVRDQDAGDNGRMVCSIQDELPFFLKPTFKNFFTLVSEKALDRETRAEYNITITVTDLGTPRLKTQHNITVTVSDVNDNAPAFSQAAYTLRVRENNSPALHIGSVSATDRDSGANAQVTYSLLPPQDPQLPLASLVSINADNGQLFALRSLDFEALRAFEFRVGAADRGSPALSSQALVRVLVVDDNDNSPFVLYPLQNGSAPCTELVPRAAEAGYLVTKVVAVDGDSGQNAWLSYQLLKATEPGLFGVWAHSGEVRTARLLSERDAVKHRLVVLVKDNGEPPLSASVTLHVLLVDGFSQPYLPLPDAAAAEARADPLTVYLVVALASVSSLFLFSVLVFVAVRLCRRSRAASGGGCSVPEGPFPGHLVDVSGAGTLSHSYQYEVCLRGDSGTGEFKFLKPIIPSLPVPDTGRNIGVNENFRNSFGFNIQ